The genomic stretch CATACACCGTCAAAGCATGGCACGAAGCTCTGGGGAATATGGAAAAAACGGTTGAGATCGCGTCAGACGCTATAGCTGAACTTGATTTTGTGATTAAACCTAAGGGTAAGTAAAAAAGAATATTTCTTTAAACTCTGCCTAATCAATTTATCAGTTAGGCAGAGTTATTCTTTGATTTGTAGCTTTTCTCACATCCTTTACTATTAGAAATGTTAATTTTTTAGATTATACTATCTGAATTAACTTGAAATCGATTGGAATCTGAAGATGAACGCTGTATTTAGACTATTTAGAAAGATTTTGGATATTCGAAAAGGTGAATGGGGAAGTGTGTTTCTGATGTTTCTTTATTTCTTCATGATCATAGCCTCATATTATATCCTTAAACCTGTCAGAAATTCCCTTTTTTTAGAACAGCTTGGCGCACATAATTTGCCATGGGTTTATATAGGTACGGCAGTTGTTATTGGATTTATAATTCTTATCTACAGCAAACTTTCTCAATTGGTCTCACGAAATATTTTAGTGCCGGGTACAATCATATTTTTTGTTTTTAACCTGCTGTTTTTCTGGTGGGCATACAAACAGGATTTCGTTTGGTTTTCCGCCGTTTTTTATATTTGGGTCAGTATTTATTCGGTACTGCTTATTTCCCAATTCTGGATAGCTGCCAACATAATTTATTCCTCATCACAGGCGAAACGACTTTTTGGAATTATCGGAAGTGGTGGAATTCTCGGCGGAATCGCGGGTGGTGCAATCACTAAGGGATTGGCAACCACCATAGGTACCGATAATTTAATACTTGTGTCCGCGGCTGTTCTTGGAATAGTGGCGACCATAGCTTCCATCGTACACATTAAATTCTCCGGCGAATACTCTGATGAACGTATAATATCAGCGGCTGATTTATTCGAAGTAGATAATAAAAAAACGGTATATCAGTCTATCTTGGAATCTCGTCATTTACAACTAATTGGTATAATAGTTAGCCTTGGTATGGTTGTTTCAAGTTTGGTGGATTATGAATTTAATACGATTATCGAAAATTCTTACAGTTCCACCGATAGCAGGACAGAGTTTTTTGGTTCATTTTTTGCCTCTATGAATATGGTATCGCTTATCATTCAACTTTTTCTAACAAGTTTCATTCTAAGAAAATTCGGGATTGGCATATCGCTCATGATATTACCAATTATTCTATTACTCGGGTCTGCTTCGTTACTGTTTCAACCCGTTCTGTTGTCTGCAATATTTATTAAGCTTTCGAGCGGCAGTATAAAATTCTCGCTGGATAACTCTGTTCGGGAAATAGTCTATATGCCTATTCCGATGCAGGTAAAGTTGAAAGTAAAACCCTTTTTAGATATGTTTACACAACGATTCACCAGAGGAATCGCGGGTCTTTTGATAATTGTGGGTACCAAGTTCTTCGATTTAAGTATCAGACATTTTGCGGTTATGTCACTGATTATTATCCTATTTTGGATTGTTGCCACATTAAAAATTAAGAAAAAATATATTGATTCAATTCGCAACCTTCTTAGAAATAAAAATGTTGCGGCTGAGAATGCTGCTCTTCACACTGTTGACGCATTGACCTGCAAGGCAATTTCGGAATCGCTAAGCAGTCCAGATGAAGAAACTGTGTTATATGCGCTAAAGATGCTCGAATCATCATCAGATAAATCTATGGTACCAAAACTAAAACCGTTGTTATCGAATTCCAATTCTGATATTCAACATCGAACAATTAATCTTTTAACACAGATTGGGGATTCTACACTGCTTCCTGAAGTGGAAAAACTCATCAAAGCCGAAAATTACGGTGTTGTATCAGATGCTATTCTTTATGTATGTATGTTTTCTGATGGCGACGAGGAAGCTGTTCTGCAAGCTTTTCTTGATAGTTCGGACATACGTATTAAATGTGCTGCCGTAGTTTGTATGGCAAATCATGCCGCAAAAGAAGATTTATATAAAGTTCAAAAGTTCATTGATTCTCTTTTATCCGAAACAGGAACGGATAAAATTCTTATTCGAACGGAACTCGCACGTTCTTTCGCGGTCATTAAGACTCCATCGCCTATACATGATAATCTTATTGATCTTCTTTTGGACGATGAAGTGGTCGTGAGAAAGGCAGCTATTGAAGCATCGGGGAAGATATTAAATCAAAACCTTATTCCGAATTTAATCGAAAATCTCACCGATAAAAAGACACTAGCTTCGGCAAGGTTAGTACTTGTTAAGTATGGTACTGATGTTATCGAAATGCTTGCTGAAAAACTTCAAAATGATTTTGAGGATATTGAGTTGCGTGGTTCAGTAGCACGTGTCTTAGGCAGAATTCCGAATAAGAGAGCAGTTGATGTGCTTCTAAATAATCTAAAGCATGATTCTCCTCTGCTGAGATATAACGTAATCAAAAGTTTGAACAAACTGCATAACAGGTTTGATTACCTAAATATTGATTCGAATGTTTTGCACCAAGCTATATTAGGTGAAATTCATTATTATTACATACTACTCAGAATTATTTCCGACCACGAAAAGAAAGAACAAAAAGATATTAAGACTGATTTATTATTTCATACTCTTCGCACTCGCTTAAATTTCTCTTTTGAACGCATATTCCGACTACTTGGTTTATCAAATGATTCTTCTGACATTTATCGTGCGTATTATGCAATTGTGCAAGGTGATAAAACAATGAAAGCCAATGCTTATGAATTATTGGACAATATTCTTGATATAGAATTGAAAGAAATTATATTAGACCTTATTGATAATATTTCCGATTCGCAAAAGATAGAGAACGGGAAAAAATATTTTAACATTATACGCAAGCCTTTTACCGAAGATGTTCGAGATTTATATTCTCAGCCGGATACATGGCTGAAGATGGCTGTTCTCTATACAATTGGCTCAAGAAAATTAAACGACCTAAGATCAATTACAGAAAACGGATTAAAATCGGATAACCCTTTAGTCAGGGAAACCGCTGAATATTCACTCGAACTGCTAAAGATGGCATAATCAAAGAAAATAATTCAAATAATCAGAAAAAATTTTCTACCGCTATAGAGAAAATCCTTTTTTTAAAGGGGGTAGATATGTTTTCCGACACCAATCCCGATGCACTTTTACAGGTAGCATCAGTGTCAGATTCGATTACGCTCCCGGGAAATGAAAATATATTTCGGGAGGGAGATACTTCCGTATATCTTTATCTTGTAGTTTCGGGCAAGGTAAAAATTTCACGGCAAGATAGAGAAATATTCATTGCTCATCCAAATGAAAGTTTTGGCCTCGTTGGCCTCGTTGAAGAAAAACTTAGAGCAACGTCAGCAACCGCTACAGAGGAAACAAATCTTCTTCGTATTAATTACGCAGATCTTTTCGACCTGATGGAAGATTATCCCTCTATAACCCGGGGAGTTTTGAGGGGCGTTTCTGTAATTCTGCGTAAACTTTTATAAAATCAATCTTTATATTTGAATGATAAGCTTACTTTAGCGCGGTAAGCCGTTACTTTGCCGTCCTCAACTCTCAGATCAAGATCTTTTATTTCAGCCACTCTCAAGTTCTTAAGACTTTTCCCCGCTCGCTCAACAGCGTTTGTAGCTGCCTCTTCCCACGATTTACTGCTCGTTCCAATCAATTCAATAACTTTATAGACGCTGCCTGACATAGTGTATCTCCTCTTTTAATCGTTTAACTTAGATATTCACGTTCATCTTTTAAGAATAAATAATCTGCTTACAACTTAATCAATAAATATAACGAAGCCGCGGTATTAAAAAATTACTCCACCTCGGCTTCCTTGATTTTGATTCTTTATTCACTATTTATTATTTCAACAATAACATTTTCCGCGACCGGACAAAGTCACCGGCAATTAACCTATACAGATAGACTCCGCTGGAAACTTTATTCCCGGTAATGTTCGTACCATTCCAGCTCTTCTGGAAATATCCTGCCTGAACGGTTTCATCATCCCAACGCATCACCACCTGCCCGTTAAGATCATAGATCACCAACGAAACTTTTCCGGGATTTGGAAGCGAATAATTGATGCTCGTAACCGGATTGAACGGATTAGGATAATTTTGCGCAAGAGCATATTCAGTTGGAATTCCGAATCGCTCACCGTCAATACCAACTATGCCTGATGAAATTTCAGAAGTGAAATCGCTTTCATTACCGTTAAAATCAAATGATGTTAACCTGTAATAGTATGCTGTTCCCTCAAATATATCCGAATCCACATAGAATGAATCCGTCGTAGTAGCGAAATAATCTTGTAAAGACGGATCGAATCCGCTTACCTCATTTCTATAAATTGCGTAGAAGTCAAAATCTTCATCCGCGATTGGACTCCAATTTAGAACTAACCCCTCCGCTCCCATTCCTGCCGCAACCGCAGCTGGCGCCGACGGCTTCAAATTATCCACTGAATAGCTACTGTCAGACTGAGAAAATGCATGGTTAAGCGGATTTACCGGATGTGCTGATACTCTGATTACTGAATAATTTATCCCGGTACTGTTAGAATCTTCTAAAGTATGAATCAGGAACTTATACTGCGAATCTTGGATAGCGTCAATTGATCCTATTCCGATCCACTCCTCATGGTCATTGGTATTGCCTCCTAATTTCATGGAATGCGCTACATTCTTTTGAATTATCGGAGATGTAATAATGTTTGAGGTCTCATCCATTGCTTTTATTAAAACTTCGTTTTTATTGAATGAGCTGCTTGCCGGTACATCATTTCTCAGCCAGATACTATAACTAACCACCGGAGTCG from Candidatus Neomarinimicrobiota bacterium encodes the following:
- a CDS encoding cyclic nucleotide-binding domain-containing protein, whose protein sequence is MFSDTNPDALLQVASVSDSITLPGNENIFREGDTSVYLYLVVSGKVKISRQDREIFIAHPNESFGLVGLVEEKLRATSATATEETNLLRINYADLFDLMEDYPSITRGVLRGVSVILRKLL
- a CDS encoding dodecin domain-containing protein — protein: MSGSVYKVIELIGTSSKSWEEAATNAVERAGKSLKNLRVAEIKDLDLRVEDGKVTAYRAKVSLSFKYKD
- a CDS encoding HEAT repeat domain-containing protein — its product is MNAVFRLFRKILDIRKGEWGSVFLMFLYFFMIIASYYILKPVRNSLFLEQLGAHNLPWVYIGTAVVIGFIILIYSKLSQLVSRNILVPGTIIFFVFNLLFFWWAYKQDFVWFSAVFYIWVSIYSVLLISQFWIAANIIYSSSQAKRLFGIIGSGGILGGIAGGAITKGLATTIGTDNLILVSAAVLGIVATIASIVHIKFSGEYSDERIISAADLFEVDNKKTVYQSILESRHLQLIGIIVSLGMVVSSLVDYEFNTIIENSYSSTDSRTEFFGSFFASMNMVSLIIQLFLTSFILRKFGIGISLMILPIILLLGSASLLFQPVLLSAIFIKLSSGSIKFSLDNSVREIVYMPIPMQVKLKVKPFLDMFTQRFTRGIAGLLIIVGTKFFDLSIRHFAVMSLIIILFWIVATLKIKKKYIDSIRNLLRNKNVAAENAALHTVDALTCKAISESLSSPDEETVLYALKMLESSSDKSMVPKLKPLLSNSNSDIQHRTINLLTQIGDSTLLPEVEKLIKAENYGVVSDAILYVCMFSDGDEEAVLQAFLDSSDIRIKCAAVVCMANHAAKEDLYKVQKFIDSLLSETGTDKILIRTELARSFAVIKTPSPIHDNLIDLLLDDEVVVRKAAIEASGKILNQNLIPNLIENLTDKKTLASARLVLVKYGTDVIEMLAEKLQNDFEDIELRGSVARVLGRIPNKRAVDVLLNNLKHDSPLLRYNVIKSLNKLHNRFDYLNIDSNVLHQAILGEIHYYYILLRIISDHEKKEQKDIKTDLLFHTLRTRLNFSFERIFRLLGLSNDSSDIYRAYYAIVQGDKTMKANAYELLDNILDIELKEIILDLIDNISDSQKIENGKKYFNIIRKPFTEDVRDLYSQPDTWLKMAVLYTIGSRKLNDLRSITENGLKSDNPLVRETAEYSLELLKMA